A DNA window from Ostrea edulis chromosome 5, xbOstEdul1.1, whole genome shotgun sequence contains the following coding sequences:
- the LOC125651561 gene encoding doublesex- and mab-3-related transcription factor 1-like, with protein MCDRKYIETSVRRCSRCRNHDILVELKGHKNFCQYQNCSCQACALLDKKKEICRQAIALRRKQDKGKKGSSHDVQPASFRCYIRQHPYRNFPGHRISPPLEEPQVTTTLPSLQPAPNYLQTMQAKTPYNSHLRRYMNTTRNLVSGYPGIISPSVGMTMGTNTAPSFDPLMCTVYQPSHPGLRQPPYVQPRPCLCEPTYTTLKPVSHVGLHPSGSAPSFNHMLSIPSWIENPLWYGQEQVPYRPWMSSQYIAPPANESQNRRM; from the exons ATGTGTGACAGAAAATATATCGAGACATCCGTGAGACGGTGCAGTAGATGCAGAAACCATGATATCTTGGTGGAACTAAAGGGTCATAAAAATTTCTGTCAGTATCAGAATTGTTCCTGTCAAGCATGTGCATTGTTGGATAAAAAGAAGGAGATTTGTCGCCAGGCCATTGCTCTGAGGAGAAAACAAGACAAAGGGAAAAAGG GTTCCTCGCATGATGTACAACCAGCATCATTTCGATGTTACATCAGACAACACCCTTACAGAAATTTCCCAGGCCACCGTATTAGTCCGCCTCTGGAGGAACCCCAAGTTACCACCACACTACCTAGCCTTCAGCCCGCTCCAAATTACTTACAAACAATGCAGGCCAAAACACCAT ATAACTCGCATTTGAGGAGGTATATGAATACAACAAGGAATCTGGTATCAGGGTATCCTGGGATCATATCTCCTTCAGTAGGCATGACTATGGGCACAAACACAGCGCCGTCTTTTGATCCACTGATGTGCACAGTATACCAGCCATCCCACCCAGGGCTTCGTCAGCCCCCATATGTACAACCCAGACCTTGTCTCTGTGAGCCCACCTATACAACGTTAAAACCAGTATCGCATGTGGGCCTACATCCCAGTGGATCCGCGCCTTCCTTCAATCATATGTTATCCATACCCTCGTGGATTGAGAACCCTCTTTGGTATGGACAGGAGCAAGTTCCATACAGACCATGGATGTCCAGTCAGTATATAGCGCCACCTGCCAACGAAAGTCAGAACAGACGAATGTAA
- the LOC125652476 gene encoding uncharacterized protein LOC125652476 isoform X1, whose amino-acid sequence MSTNSPAQFVPSTPKFGYNTDDAHACSSPVAVVPSMQRSLDRTIDSSDAAVPRTPVSEPISSRTPNHFRVNALRQTPISRYAGKSENLAEQEVPSTPKTSQNNVFQSPTIVAAVTVSNASRAERPYSSKRQPRRILPPAQCRDHHTLNLFSGDNIFS is encoded by the exons ATGAGTACAAACTCTCCAGCCCAGTTTGTTCCCAGCACCCCGAAATTTGGATACAACACGGATGACGCACACGCCTGCTCATCTCCCGTGGCAGTTGTACCAAGTATGCAACGATCTCTGGATAGAACGATAG aTTCTAGCGATGCAGCAGTGCCCAGAACTCCTGTTTCAGAACCAATATCGTCAAGAACCCCAAACCATTTCAGAGTAAATGCACTGCGTCAAACACCCATCTCTCGTTATGCTGGCaagt CTGAGAATCTTGCTGAACAAGAGGTACCTTCTACACCTAAAACATCTCAAAATAACGTTTTCCAATCACCCACAATAGTTGCTGCAGTAACGGTGTCCAATGCCAGTAGAGCTGAGCGGCCCTACAGCTCTAAACGTCAACCTCGCCGCATCCTGCCTCCAGCACAATGCAGAGATCACCACACTCTCAACCTGTTTAGTGGAGACAATATTTTCTCCTAG
- the LOC125652476 gene encoding uncharacterized protein LOC125652476 isoform X2, whose translation MSTNSPAQFVPSTPKFGYNTDDAHACSSPVAVVPSMQRSLDRTIDSSDAAVPRTPVSEPISSRTPNHFRVNALRQTPISRYAAENLAEQEVPSTPKTSQNNVFQSPTIVAAVTVSNASRAERPYSSKRQPRRILPPAQCRDHHTLNLFSGDNIFS comes from the exons ATGAGTACAAACTCTCCAGCCCAGTTTGTTCCCAGCACCCCGAAATTTGGATACAACACGGATGACGCACACGCCTGCTCATCTCCCGTGGCAGTTGTACCAAGTATGCAACGATCTCTGGATAGAACGATAG aTTCTAGCGATGCAGCAGTGCCCAGAACTCCTGTTTCAGAACCAATATCGTCAAGAACCCCAAACCATTTCAGAGTAAATGCACTGCGTCAAACACCCATCTCTCGTTATGCTG CTGAGAATCTTGCTGAACAAGAGGTACCTTCTACACCTAAAACATCTCAAAATAACGTTTTCCAATCACCCACAATAGTTGCTGCAGTAACGGTGTCCAATGCCAGTAGAGCTGAGCGGCCCTACAGCTCTAAACGTCAACCTCGCCGCATCCTGCCTCCAGCACAATGCAGAGATCACCACACTCTCAACCTGTTTAGTGGAGACAATATTTTCTCCTAG